A stretch of Endozoicomonas sp. SCSIO W0465 DNA encodes these proteins:
- the mmsB gene encoding 3-hydroxyisobutyrate dehydrogenase — protein sequence MTKIAFIGLGNMGGPMAQNLVKAGYDVCGFDLVPEALDQLAQAGGSKAGSMREAAQGARVVISMLPAGKHVESLYLGDDGLFNIIDRSSLVIDCSTIEAEVAKKVGERAEEQGISFIDAPVSGGTAGAAAGTLTFMVGGSAGIVEQARPYLEVMGQNIFHAGGAGAGQLAKICNNMLLAVLMTGTSEALKLGIDNGLDPAVLAEIMNKSSGGNWVLEKYNPVPGVMPEAPASNGYQGGFMVGLMAKDLGLALNTAAGSKTATPMASLADNLYKMHAIRTGSTKDFSSIIQLYDPVN from the coding sequence ATGACAAAAATTGCATTTATCGGCCTTGGTAATATGGGTGGCCCCATGGCACAGAACCTGGTGAAAGCCGGGTATGATGTTTGTGGTTTTGATCTGGTTCCCGAGGCTCTGGATCAATTGGCACAAGCCGGAGGCTCAAAGGCCGGGTCCATGAGAGAGGCTGCACAGGGCGCCAGGGTAGTGATCAGTATGTTACCCGCCGGCAAGCATGTTGAATCGCTCTATCTGGGGGATGATGGGCTCTTTAACATCATTGATCGCAGTTCTCTGGTCATTGATTGCAGCACCATTGAGGCTGAGGTTGCCAAAAAAGTCGGGGAACGGGCAGAAGAGCAGGGCATTAGTTTTATTGATGCACCGGTTTCCGGTGGAACAGCCGGTGCTGCAGCCGGAACACTGACGTTTATGGTGGGAGGCAGTGCCGGGATCGTAGAGCAGGCCAGACCCTATCTCGAGGTAATGGGGCAGAATATCTTCCATGCTGGCGGTGCAGGTGCGGGGCAACTAGCGAAGATCTGCAACAATATGCTGTTGGCTGTTCTTATGACCGGCACTTCGGAAGCACTTAAGCTGGGTATCGATAATGGTCTTGATCCAGCAGTACTCGCAGAAATCATGAACAAAAGTTCAGGCGGGAACTGGGTGCTTGAAAAGTATAATCCGGTGCCTGGCGTCATGCCCGAGGCGCCTGCCAGTAATGGTTATCAGGGTGGTTTTATGGTGGGGCTTATGGCCAAGGATCTTGGTTTGGCCCTGAATACCGCTGCTGGTAGCAAGACTGCAACGCCCATGGCTTCGCTGGCTGATAACCTGTACAAAATGCATGCCATTCGTACTGGTAGCACTAAGGACTTTTCAAGCATTATTCAGCTGTATGATCCCGTTAATTAA
- a CDS encoding enoyl-CoA hydratase: protein MSEFLSEKSEKSEKSEKLHLAFEGRTAILTLDHPPANTWTPESLDELGQIIQELNRKSDVIALIITSASKKFFSAGADLKRFDNLTPDEARPFAESFGRAFEALSDFSGLSIAAINGYAMGGGLEVALACDLRIAEEGAIMALPEAAVGLLPCAGGTQNLTRLVGEARAKRMILCGEKVDAEKALKIGLVEEKVGSGESLERAKALAADAGKQSPDALRACKKLVQMGRSGFSREALPTERELFLELFKGKNQQEGVSAFLEKRKPEWHYE from the coding sequence ATGTCTGAGTTTTTGTCTGAAAAGTCTGAAAAGTCTGAAAAGTCTGAAAAGCTGCATCTCGCCTTTGAAGGACGTACTGCCATTCTTACCCTGGATCATCCACCGGCGAATACCTGGACGCCGGAAAGTCTGGATGAGCTGGGACAGATTATTCAGGAGTTGAACCGTAAATCCGATGTGATTGCCCTGATTATCACGTCGGCGTCAAAGAAGTTTTTCAGTGCAGGTGCTGACTTAAAACGCTTTGATAACCTGACTCCGGATGAAGCCCGTCCCTTTGCTGAGAGCTTTGGCAGGGCTTTTGAAGCACTCAGTGATTTTTCGGGTCTCAGCATAGCAGCCATCAACGGTTATGCCATGGGAGGAGGGCTTGAAGTAGCGCTGGCCTGTGACCTTCGTATTGCTGAAGAGGGAGCCATCATGGCTTTGCCTGAAGCGGCTGTTGGATTATTACCCTGTGCCGGTGGAACTCAGAATCTTACCCGGCTAGTGGGAGAGGCCCGGGCCAAGCGTATGATCCTCTGTGGGGAGAAAGTGGATGCTGAAAAAGCGTTGAAGATCGGACTGGTAGAGGAAAAAGTGGGCAGTGGTGAGAGCCTGGAGCGGGCAAAAGCTCTGGCGGCTGATGCTGGAAAGCAGAGTCCTGACGCTCTGAGAGCGTGTAAAAAACTGGTGCAGATGGGGCGTTCCGGTTTCTCAAGAGAGGCATTGCCAACGGAGAGAGAGCTGTTCCTTGAGTTGTTTAAAGGAAAGAATCAGCAGGAAGGTGTCAGTGCATTTCTCGAGAAACGTAAACCTGAGTGGCATTATGAGTAA
- a CDS encoding acyl-CoA dehydrogenase family protein, with translation MDYNLSEEQVAFRDLARQFADAELAPHAAQWDLDAHFPVDVIKAAGGLGFCALYTHESMGGLGLSRLDSHIVFEQLAMGCTATTAYITIHNMVTWMISEFASERIKSDWGEGLVSGNQLSSYCLTEPAAGSDAASLKTRAVRDGDDYLLNGSKMFISGAGSTDLLLVMARTGEDGPKGISAFAVPADMEGIQYGKKEEKMGWNAQPTRLISFDNVRIPADHLLGVEGQGFSFAMKGLDGGRINIATCSIGTAQQALNTARAYMKERKQFGRELAGFQALQFKLADMNTELVAARQMVRLAAFKLDRQDPEATAYCAMAKRFATDIGFQVCNEALQIHGGYGYIKEYPLERHVRDNRVHQILEGTNEIMRLIVARRLLSESISQTGMELQ, from the coding sequence ATGGACTATAACCTTTCTGAAGAGCAAGTTGCCTTTCGTGATCTGGCCCGACAATTTGCCGACGCTGAACTGGCACCCCATGCAGCGCAGTGGGATCTTGATGCTCATTTTCCGGTGGATGTGATCAAGGCAGCGGGGGGGCTTGGTTTCTGTGCCCTGTATACCCATGAGTCCATGGGTGGGTTGGGATTGTCCAGGCTGGATTCCCATATTGTTTTTGAACAGCTGGCCATGGGATGTACGGCAACAACCGCCTATATCACCATACATAATATGGTTACCTGGATGATCAGTGAATTTGCCTCAGAGCGGATTAAATCGGATTGGGGAGAAGGTTTGGTTAGTGGTAACCAGTTGTCTTCCTATTGCCTTACCGAACCCGCAGCTGGCAGCGATGCGGCATCCTTGAAAACCAGGGCCGTCCGGGATGGCGATGATTACCTGCTTAATGGCTCGAAAATGTTTATTTCCGGTGCCGGAAGTACGGATCTGCTATTGGTCATGGCAAGGACCGGTGAAGATGGGCCGAAAGGCATTTCAGCCTTTGCCGTTCCGGCTGATATGGAAGGTATCCAGTATGGTAAGAAAGAAGAAAAGATGGGTTGGAATGCCCAGCCAACCCGACTGATTTCATTTGACAATGTTCGTATTCCGGCAGACCACTTGCTGGGCGTGGAAGGCCAGGGCTTCTCTTTCGCGATGAAGGGACTGGATGGTGGTCGAATCAATATTGCCACCTGCTCCATAGGTACGGCGCAGCAGGCGCTGAATACGGCGCGTGCTTATATGAAAGAGCGTAAGCAGTTTGGCCGCGAACTGGCTGGTTTTCAGGCTTTGCAGTTCAAACTGGCAGATATGAATACGGAGCTGGTGGCCGCCCGGCAGATGGTTCGGCTGGCTGCCTTCAAACTGGATCGTCAGGACCCTGAGGCAACAGCATACTGCGCCATGGCCAAGCGTTTTGCTACGGATATCGGGTTTCAGGTCTGTAATGAAGCCCTGCAGATTCATGGCGGTTATGGCTATATCAAGGAGTATCCCCTGGAGCGTCATGTGCGGGATAACCGGGTACATCAGATTCTTGAGGGAACCAATGAAATTATGCGACTGATTGTCGCCCGTCGTTTGCTCTCTGAAAGCATTTCTCAAACGGGTATGGAGTTACAGTGA
- a CDS encoding acetyl-CoA C-acyltransferase: MSSAPNLSQESIVIVSAARTPMGGFQGDLSSVAAVELGTIAIKSALERAGIAPENVSEVLMGCVLPAGTGQGPARQSALHAGIPVHVPTTTLNKLCGSGMKTVMLGATQLKTGEADLVVAGGMESMTNAPYLLDKARGGMRLGHGQIKDHMFTDGLEDAYRGMAMGVFAQETADRFGLTREAMDDYALASLERANKAIESGAFAEEIVPVVTRKGLVDIDEQPGKAKPEKIRKLRPAFTEDGTVTAANSSSISDGAAALVLMREEDAKARGLQPIARITGYQSHAQKPEEFTIAPVDCIRKLLEKIDWQACDVDLFEVNEAFAVVAMMAIRELNLDHNKVNIHGGACALGHPLGASGARILVTLLHALKKTGGCRGIASLCIGGGEATAIAVEML; encoded by the coding sequence ATGTCTTCTGCTCCCAACCTGTCACAGGAAAGCATTGTTATTGTTTCCGCTGCCCGTACCCCAATGGGTGGATTTCAGGGTGACTTGTCGTCTGTGGCGGCAGTTGAACTGGGTACCATTGCTATCAAATCAGCCCTGGAGCGGGCTGGTATTGCTCCGGAGAATGTATCAGAAGTACTAATGGGCTGTGTATTGCCAGCAGGCACTGGCCAAGGGCCTGCCCGTCAGTCTGCATTGCATGCAGGCATTCCTGTTCATGTACCCACAACCACGCTGAACAAGCTTTGTGGTTCGGGTATGAAGACGGTCATGCTGGGAGCAACTCAGCTGAAAACCGGTGAAGCCGATCTGGTGGTTGCCGGTGGTATGGAAAGTATGACCAATGCCCCTTATCTGTTGGATAAGGCCCGGGGCGGGATGCGACTTGGCCATGGTCAGATAAAGGATCATATGTTCACCGATGGTCTGGAAGATGCCTACCGGGGCATGGCCATGGGTGTCTTTGCCCAGGAAACCGCAGACCGGTTTGGCTTGACCCGTGAAGCGATGGATGATTATGCGCTGGCTTCCCTGGAGCGGGCGAACAAGGCTATAGAATCGGGTGCTTTTGCTGAGGAAATAGTGCCTGTTGTAACCCGTAAAGGACTGGTTGACATTGATGAGCAGCCCGGAAAAGCCAAGCCTGAGAAAATCCGGAAGTTGCGTCCAGCATTTACTGAGGACGGGACAGTCACGGCAGCAAACTCCAGCTCTATTTCCGATGGTGCAGCGGCTTTGGTGTTGATGAGAGAAGAGGATGCCAAAGCCCGGGGTTTACAACCCATTGCCAGAATTACTGGCTACCAGAGCCATGCTCAAAAGCCTGAAGAGTTTACCATTGCTCCCGTAGACTGTATTCGCAAGCTGCTGGAAAAAATTGACTGGCAGGCCTGTGATGTGGATCTGTTTGAGGTGAATGAAGCTTTTGCCGTGGTGGCTATGATGGCCATTCGTGAGCTGAATCTGGATCATAATAAAGTCAACATCCATGGTGGTGCCTGCGCACTTGGTCACCCTCTGGGGGCCAGTGGTGCCCGTATTCTGGTCACTCTGTTGCATGCCCTGAAAAAGACCGGTGGGTGCAGGGGCATCGCTTCACTCTGCATCGGTGGTGGCGAAGCCACGGCTATTGCCGTTGAGATGTTGTAA
- a CDS encoding ISNCY family transposase, which translates to MRKKRNPQCSMELHYVPHEICSQLSGISQWLDAHPQFNDWIYEDLSSGDKQNTGRNGLSAESVLRAALLKQYLNCDYDYLSFVLMDSMLFRDFCRLEPNQRPSRSSLHGLISLLTASTWERINNCQLMTAKDQGIEKGRTVAIDSTVTESDIKPPCDSDLLASSVKEICRLLERGQTLTATPLYEYTHHNRAVKDAARKCIYAGKEERHQHYKKLLQLTRKSRKVLIEATVTLANARQQGQCLLADDADKWQADVDHLLPLVDAIVSQTERRVFKGEKVPAQEKVVSLYEPHTDIIVKDRRQVQYGHKLNLVQGKSRLILDLVIEEGNPADSDQFIPMMERQKEIGSCRISDCYWVEHC; encoded by the coding sequence ATGCGCAAAAAACGCAACCCGCAGTGTAGTATGGAACTCCATTACGTACCTCATGAAATCTGCTCCCAGCTTTCCGGTATCTCGCAATGGCTTGACGCCCATCCACAGTTCAATGACTGGATTTATGAGGACTTAAGTTCTGGTGATAAACAGAACACTGGGCGGAACGGACTATCAGCAGAATCCGTTCTTCGTGCGGCACTCCTGAAACAGTATTTGAATTGTGATTATGACTACTTGTCGTTTGTTTTGATGGACTCCATGCTCTTTCGAGACTTTTGTCGCCTCGAACCAAACCAGCGCCCCAGTCGCTCCAGTTTGCATGGGCTCATCAGCCTTCTTACTGCATCTACATGGGAACGGATTAATAACTGTCAGCTAATGACCGCTAAAGATCAGGGTATTGAAAAAGGGCGCACTGTGGCTATTGACAGCACAGTCACCGAATCGGATATCAAACCTCCTTGCGACAGTGATCTTTTAGCCAGTTCCGTTAAAGAAATTTGTCGGCTGCTGGAACGGGGACAAACACTGACAGCGACACCGCTTTATGAATATACCCATCACAACCGAGCCGTAAAAGATGCGGCCAGAAAATGCATCTACGCTGGCAAAGAAGAGCGGCATCAGCATTATAAAAAACTGCTGCAGTTGACCCGAAAATCCCGGAAGGTACTTATCGAAGCTACTGTCACGCTAGCAAACGCCCGTCAGCAGGGGCAGTGTCTCCTGGCTGATGATGCCGACAAGTGGCAGGCCGATGTGGATCACCTGTTACCCCTGGTGGATGCAATAGTCTCCCAGACAGAGCGCAGGGTCTTTAAGGGTGAAAAGGTGCCAGCCCAGGAAAAAGTGGTTAGCCTGTATGAACCCCATACGGATATCATCGTAAAAGACAGGCGGCAAGTACAGTATGGCCATAAACTGAACCTGGTTCAGGGAAAAAGTCGATTGATCCTGGACCTGGTTATTGAGGAAGGTAACCCAGCGGATTCGGACCAATTCATTCCGATGATGGAAAGACAAAAAGAAATTGGCTCTTGTAGGATTTCAGACTGCTACTGGGTTGAACATTGCTGA
- a CDS encoding transposase, with protein sequence MYGRVPRQTSGDGGYACRANLEKAKAMGISDVAFNKKRGLEVEEMTKSQYVYKTLFRFRAGIEAGISWLKRCFGLSRCHCKGSERFDSHCWLSVVCYNLVILARHPAPS encoded by the coding sequence ATTTATGGTCGTGTACCTCGCCAGACAAGCGGTGACGGCGGATACGCGTGTCGCGCTAATTTGGAAAAAGCCAAGGCCATGGGAATCAGCGATGTAGCTTTTAATAAGAAGCGCGGACTTGAAGTCGAAGAGATGACTAAAAGTCAGTATGTGTATAAAACGCTCTTTCGCTTCCGGGCAGGTATTGAAGCGGGAATTTCGTGGCTAAAGAGATGTTTTGGGCTATCACGTTGCCACTGCAAGGGTTCTGAGCGTTTTGATTCTCATTGCTGGTTATCGGTGGTCTGTTACAACCTGGTGATTCTGGCCAGACACCCGGCACCATCCTGA
- the speG gene encoding spermidine N1-acetyltransferase, translating to MKSSIRLRALEKKDLRFVHSLNNNRSIMSYWFEEPYESFDELEDLYGKHIHDNTERRFVAEHTATERNDAESIGLVELIEIDYVHRKAEFQIIIAPGHQGQGHARVLIKSALDYAFTILNLNKVYLVVAIDNKKAIHLYQQTGFIEEGRMVQEYFTNGQYCDALRMYILQQDYLNKTRPVSR from the coding sequence ATGAAAAGCAGTATCCGATTGAGAGCACTGGAAAAGAAAGATCTGCGGTTTGTGCACTCGCTTAATAATAACCGCAGTATTATGTCCTACTGGTTTGAAGAGCCCTACGAGTCTTTCGATGAACTGGAAGACCTTTATGGTAAGCATATCCATGACAATACTGAGCGCCGTTTCGTTGCTGAGCACACGGCTACTGAGCGTAATGATGCGGAATCTATCGGTCTGGTAGAGTTGATCGAGATTGATTATGTGCATCGTAAAGCCGAGTTTCAGATCATTATTGCACCAGGGCACCAGGGGCAAGGTCACGCACGCGTATTGATTAAATCAGCTCTGGACTACGCCTTTACCATACTTAACCTGAACAAGGTGTATCTGGTTGTGGCCATTGATAACAAGAAAGCCATTCACCTTTATCAACAAACCGGCTTTATTGAAGAAGGCCGAATGGTTCAGGAATATTTCACCAATGGCCAGTACTGTGATGCCTTAAGGATGTACATTCTTCAGCAGGACTATTTGAATAAAACACGTCCCGTAAGCCGTTGA
- the fabV gene encoding enoyl-ACP reductase FabV, with the protein MIIKPRIRGFICTTTHPLGCEANVQEQIAYTRSLGPVANGPKKVLVIGSSSGYGLASRITAAFGSGAATIGVFFEKPATATKPGTAGWHNSAAFDKLAHESGLYAKSLNGDAFSHTAKEKTIELIKQDLGQVDMVVYSLASPVRKLPDSGEVIRSVLKPMGEPYRATAVDTNKDTLFEATVEPATEEEVAATVTVMGGQDWELWINALSEAGVLAEGCKTVAYSYIGTELTWPIYWDGALGEAKKDLDRAAHALDDQMKAVHGSANIAVLKSVVTQASSAIPVMPLYISMVFKKMREERVHEGCIEQINRMFRERLYRADGKAPEVDESDRLRLDDLELREDIQKHCQEIWPQLTNENLTELTDYILYKEEFLKLFGFGIDGVDYDADVNPLVPFEVIDI; encoded by the coding sequence ATGATTATTAAACCAAGGATTCGTGGATTTATCTGTACAACCACCCACCCGTTAGGTTGCGAAGCCAATGTGCAGGAGCAGATTGCCTATACCCGGTCACTGGGTCCTGTAGCCAATGGTCCCAAAAAAGTACTGGTGATCGGTTCTTCCAGTGGTTATGGGCTGGCTTCCCGTATTACCGCCGCTTTTGGCTCCGGCGCTGCGACTATTGGTGTGTTCTTTGAGAAGCCGGCCACTGCCACCAAACCGGGTACGGCTGGCTGGCACAATTCTGCGGCCTTTGACAAACTGGCCCATGAGTCTGGCCTCTATGCCAAAAGCCTGAATGGCGATGCCTTCAGCCACACGGCAAAAGAGAAGACGATTGAGCTGATCAAGCAGGATCTTGGTCAGGTGGATATGGTGGTTTATTCATTGGCATCACCAGTACGCAAGCTGCCGGATAGCGGAGAGGTAATCCGCTCGGTATTGAAGCCGATGGGTGAACCCTATCGCGCCACTGCTGTTGATACTAACAAGGATACCTTGTTTGAAGCCACGGTAGAGCCTGCTACGGAAGAAGAAGTTGCAGCTACGGTGACAGTGATGGGTGGTCAGGACTGGGAGCTTTGGATAAATGCACTGTCTGAAGCGGGGGTCCTGGCGGAGGGTTGCAAGACCGTAGCGTACAGCTACATTGGTACTGAGCTGACATGGCCTATCTACTGGGATGGTGCTTTGGGTGAGGCTAAGAAAGATCTGGATCGTGCTGCTCACGCGCTTGATGATCAAATGAAAGCAGTTCATGGCTCCGCAAATATCGCCGTTCTGAAGAGTGTGGTGACCCAGGCCAGTTCTGCAATTCCGGTAATGCCTCTTTACATCTCAATGGTGTTTAAAAAGATGCGTGAAGAGCGGGTCCACGAAGGGTGTATCGAGCAAATCAATCGTATGTTCCGTGAGCGCCTCTATCGGGCAGATGGCAAGGCGCCTGAAGTTGATGAAAGTGATCGACTGCGTCTGGATGATCTGGAGCTCAGGGAAGATATCCAGAAACATTGTCAGGAGATCTGGCCACAGCTGACCAACGAAAATCTGACAGAGCTGACCGACTACATTCTCTACAAAGAGGAGTTTTTGAAGCTGTTTGGTTTTGGTATTGATGGTGTGGATTATGATGCCGATGTTAATCCCCTGGTGCCTTTTGAGGTTATTGATATCTGA
- the yjeH gene encoding L-methionine/branched-chain amino acid transporter, with protein MQVQISGIGRWQGAGLLATTLLGTSVFILPQFTIQLAGYGALWAWVLLTLTIIPVALVFASLASRFPHAAGPAYFVEKAFGSVAGRTIGIIYLCAVPLGAPAAIIMTYQFIDALFMVPDSIAIAVQLAFLLLLYGLNFRGIHISATLQLILTLSIISVLGLMMMVWGVVDVPAMPQKATPGNGMILQAAGLAFWSFLGMEAMSHLAGDFRNPEKDLKPAIMIGVAIVGCIYLACTWLILSIPVTTPLAMAGVFDKLMGGLGAQVIGILGLAGGVATVNVYTASLIRLMLSFSQEGVLPAWFCQQNRHGVSERALVSVLLIMAVIVIMTHFTDQNLEDLVSWVNGVFVIIYFASMLAAFRLLPAKYHWVTVPGCLFCLMLAWGLGWKMLYAMGLLAVTTPLLWLHQVRTHHKKDEVFTPYN; from the coding sequence GTGCAGGTACAAATATCCGGGATTGGACGCTGGCAGGGAGCAGGGCTGCTCGCCACTACCCTGCTGGGCACCAGCGTGTTTATTCTTCCTCAGTTCACCATACAACTGGCAGGCTACGGTGCGCTGTGGGCCTGGGTTCTACTCACCCTGACCATTATTCCCGTAGCACTGGTATTTGCCAGTCTGGCCAGCCGGTTTCCCCACGCGGCGGGACCGGCCTATTTTGTTGAGAAGGCTTTTGGCTCTGTGGCAGGCAGAACCATCGGCATTATTTACCTGTGTGCCGTTCCCCTGGGTGCACCAGCTGCCATCATCATGACCTACCAGTTTATCGATGCCCTGTTTATGGTGCCCGACTCAATAGCCATTGCAGTGCAATTAGCCTTCCTGCTGCTGCTCTATGGATTGAATTTTCGGGGCATCCATATCTCTGCCACCCTCCAGCTGATACTGACCCTTTCTATCATCTCGGTACTGGGTTTGATGATGATGGTCTGGGGTGTGGTTGATGTACCTGCCATGCCGCAAAAAGCCACCCCTGGCAACGGCATGATTCTGCAAGCAGCCGGGCTTGCTTTCTGGAGTTTTCTCGGCATGGAAGCGATGTCCCACCTGGCTGGTGACTTCCGAAATCCTGAGAAAGACCTGAAACCAGCCATTATGATTGGCGTTGCCATCGTTGGCTGTATTTATCTGGCCTGCACATGGTTAATACTGTCCATACCGGTGACAACACCTCTGGCAATGGCTGGCGTGTTTGATAAGTTAATGGGTGGACTGGGTGCTCAAGTCATCGGAATCCTCGGGTTGGCAGGTGGTGTTGCAACCGTCAATGTCTACACCGCCAGCCTGATTCGCCTGATGCTTAGCTTCAGTCAGGAGGGTGTGTTACCAGCCTGGTTCTGTCAACAGAATCGTCATGGTGTTTCCGAGCGTGCCCTGGTGAGCGTTCTATTGATCATGGCTGTGATTGTGATCATGACCCACTTTACGGATCAGAATCTGGAAGACCTGGTTTCCTGGGTCAACGGGGTTTTCGTCATTATTTATTTTGCTTCAATGCTGGCCGCCTTTCGACTGTTGCCCGCTAAATACCACTGGGTAACCGTACCTGGCTGCCTGTTCTGCCTGATGCTGGCTTGGGGGCTGGGTTGGAAAATGCTCTACGCAATGGGCCTGCTGGCTGTCACCACCCCTCTCCTGTGGCTTCATCAAGTCAGAACCCATCATAAGAAAGATGAAGTATTCACACCATATAATTGA
- a CDS encoding cystatin domain-containing protein, translating into MGLLPMKVKTICAVFAVIMLVGCESHDDKPIVDNKTAEAICKAKANLPGGWTTSEVTPEVQKATNLVIKGMEKTAKVKKMLAVHSQIVNGVNYALEFQLENGTIWSAIVYRDPEGKYNITQTPIPGLFCDH; encoded by the coding sequence GTGGGGCTGTTGCCAATGAAAGTAAAAACGATCTGTGCGGTGTTTGCGGTAATCATGCTTGTGGGATGTGAGTCGCATGATGACAAACCCATAGTCGATAACAAAACTGCTGAAGCCATCTGTAAGGCTAAAGCCAACCTGCCCGGCGGCTGGACAACATCTGAAGTCACTCCAGAGGTACAGAAGGCGACGAATCTGGTGATCAAGGGAATGGAAAAGACGGCCAAAGTGAAAAAAATGCTGGCCGTTCATTCCCAGATTGTTAATGGTGTGAATTACGCCCTGGAGTTTCAACTGGAAAACGGCACGATCTGGAGTGCCATTGTCTACCGTGATCCGGAAGGAAAATACAATATTACACAGACTCCGATTCCGGGACTGTTCTGTGACCACTGA
- a CDS encoding transposase, with protein MRTTTRPTTARCTLAKYIGFLISEPKSSTCTRLAEVTDFSHDSANRFLKRENYQPKDMYDEAVKSLNPIGGTLSVDDSVLDKPYSYSVALVGHFWSGKHHRVVKGVNLITLYYTDVSGRHMPVNYRIYDKSEDKTKNDYFREMLIEVLVWGLKPAFVTGDSWYSCTTNLKTIKNHQTGFMFAVEKNRTVSLEKGKWQQVQHLDIPDNGLDVWLKDFGKIRLFRTMLKDQRRHYVVYLPEEVPFERNDFKQIHDQHWQIEQFHRAIKQVCHIEHFQVRSERPVRNHIFAAILAFVYLQKMQIEQEFTNIYQHQRGLFKETIGAFIESFAKGKDHLLPKFIGVINA; from the coding sequence GTGAGAACTACCACTCGACCGACCACTGCACGATGCACTCTTGCAAAATACATTGGCTTTTTGATTAGTGAGCCAAAATCATCAACATGCACAAGACTGGCCGAGGTTACCGACTTTTCTCACGATAGCGCAAACCGCTTTCTTAAGCGTGAAAACTATCAGCCCAAAGATATGTACGATGAAGCAGTCAAAAGTTTAAACCCTATTGGCGGCACCCTGAGCGTTGATGACAGCGTGCTCGACAAACCTTATAGCTACTCCGTGGCACTGGTTGGCCACTTTTGGTCGGGTAAACATCACCGAGTGGTTAAGGGAGTTAACCTCATCACCCTTTATTACACCGACGTATCCGGGCGCCATATGCCGGTGAATTACAGGATATACGACAAATCGGAAGACAAGACAAAAAACGACTACTTCCGTGAAATGTTGATTGAAGTGCTGGTATGGGGGCTGAAGCCAGCGTTCGTTACCGGTGACTCCTGGTACAGCTGCACGACTAACCTGAAGACGATTAAAAACCATCAGACTGGGTTTATGTTTGCCGTTGAGAAAAACAGGACAGTATCACTGGAAAAAGGTAAATGGCAGCAGGTTCAACACCTCGACATCCCCGACAATGGTCTGGATGTATGGCTCAAAGACTTCGGTAAGATCCGGTTGTTCAGGACGATGCTAAAAGACCAGCGTCGCCACTACGTGGTTTACTTGCCAGAGGAAGTCCCTTTTGAACGCAATGACTTCAAGCAGATCCATGACCAGCACTGGCAGATCGAACAGTTTCACAGGGCGATCAAGCAGGTTTGCCATATTGAGCACTTTCAGGTTCGCAGCGAACGACCCGTCAGAAACCATATATTTGCTGCAATTTTAGCTTTTGTTTATCTCCAGAAAATGCAGATAGAGCAGGAGTTTACGAATATTTATCAGCACCAACGGGGGCTGTTTAAAGAGACAATAGGCGCTTTCATTGAGAGTTTTGCAAAGGGGAAGGATCACCTCCTACCAAAATTTATCGGTGTCATCAATGCGTAA